One Elaeis guineensis isolate ETL-2024a chromosome 10, EG11, whole genome shotgun sequence genomic window carries:
- the LOC105052426 gene encoding transcription factor bHLH106, whose amino-acid sequence MYRSLSVSRDGGNPGGSGAAVAMPGYFMASFYPMEMGSGSGSGGDASMDRALIASRNHREAEKRRRERIKSHLDRLRTILACDPKTDKASLLAKAVERVRDLKQQTAEITETQLFPTENDEIVVLPSSSSNGQGSVFEASLCCEDRSDLLPELIETLRSLRLKTLRAEIATLGGRVRNVLVVAREKEEYEEEAEDGEGAGGAFLRDALKALVDRPVSDDRSKRRRVLDRSLA is encoded by the exons ATGTACCGGAGCTTGTCAGTTAGCCGGGACGGGGGCAACCCCGGCGGGAGCGGCGCCGCCGTGGCCATGCCGGGTTACTTCATGGCCTCGTTCTACCCCATGGAGATGGGCAGCGGCAGCGGCAGCGGCGGGGATGCGTCCATGGATCGGGCCCTCATCGCATCCCGGAACCACCGTGAGGCCGAGAAGCGCCGGAGGGAGAGGATCAAGTCCCATCTCGATCGCCTTCGGACCATCCTTGCCTGCGACCCCAAG ACAGACAAAGCGTCCCTTTTGGCAAAGGCAGTAGAACGCGTTAGAGATTTAAAGCAGCAGACAGCCGAAATCACAGAGACCCAGCTCTTCCCAACTGAAAACGATGAGATCGTTGTTCTTCCCTCCTCCAGCTCCAATGGTCAAGGGTCAGTGTTCGAGGCCTCTCTATGCTGTGAGGACCGGTCTGATCTGCTGCCTGAGCTCATAGAGACCCTCCGGTCCCTCCGCCTCAAGACTCTGAGAGCTGAGATTGCGACGCTTGGTGGGAGGGTGCGCAACGTGCTGGTCGTTGCcagagaaaaagaagagtatGAGGAGGAGGCGGAGGATGGCGAGGGTGCCGGTGGTGCCTTCCTGAGGGATGCCCTCAAGGCTCTGGTGGACCGGCCAGTCTCCGATGACAGGTCCAAACGGCGGCGTGTCCTGGACCGGAGTTTGGCCTGA